Below is a window of Candidatus Nanosynbacter sp. HMT-352 DNA.
CTGAATTTTTAGAAGTAACCCGAAAAAAGGATTTAGCAACGTGGGAACGTCAGCGTAATTCATGGGAATTGGATAGTTTTGTGTCGCGACGATTGGCGGCTTTGGATGGCGTTCAATCTGAAGATCTTGAGCTAATTTAATTCAGCACCTATAAAAAATTCCCCGCCGTATTGGCGAGGAAAAGATAATCCCTGGTAGCACCGGGTGGACCCGAACCACCGACCTCAGGCTTATGAGTCCTGCGCTCTAACCAGCTGAGCTACGGTGCCACGCTGCATTGATTGTAACAGATAGTATAAAATTTGCCAAATACGTTTTAGGTAAATTGTGAGATAATGGATATGTGAGATATATTATCGCAGTCAGTGGTGGGATTGATTCGGTAGTTTTGCTGGATTTGATGTCGCGAACGGAAAAAGATTTGGTGGTCGCTCATTTTGACCACGGAATTCGTGAGGATTCGGCGAGCGATGCTAGATTTGTCGAGGCTTTAGCTGATAGATATAAAATACAATTTGTTTGTCGGCGCGAAAAGTTGGGGGCTGATGCCAGTGAAGAATTGGCGCGCCAAAGGCGTTATGAATTTTTGCGTGGCGTGGCGACGGATTTTGATGGTATGATAGTGACGGCGCATCATAGAGATGACATTATTGAAACTGTAGCAATGAATCTTAAGCGTGGTTCTAGGTGGCGAGGTTTGGCGGGGATGAGTGATAGTCAAATAGTTAGACCGATGAATAGCTGGACGAAGCAGAGAATTTATGAATATGCGATTCGCCAGAAATTGGAATGGTGTGAAGATGAGACAAATCAAAGCGACTTGTATCAGAGAAATAAATTTAGGCGCAAGATAAATCGTGAACTTGATGAATATCAGAAACTTGGAGTGTATGAGGCGTGGCGAAAACAGAGAGAATTAAGAGGGAAAATTGAGCAGGAAATAGAGAAGCTTGATGGAGAAGTCCTGAGCCGGTATTTTTTGACGATGATAGATGATAATGTCGCACAAGAATTGCTATATTATTACGTTTTACGACATTATGATGTGTCGTTACTAGGTTCTCAATTGGAGCGTATGCTAATTGCTATAAAAACTGGAAGAGCTGGCTCGTGCTGGCAAGTTGGCGGCGGCATTGTGATGAAATTGACGCTAAGAAGTGTTATAATAAAGAGAGTTTGATTAGTATAGGCGAAAGGATTAGTTGAGAATGGCTGTTAAGATGCCTCAAAGAAATGGAAAGAATAGAATAAGTCAAATTTTACGATTTGGATTGTTTTGGGCAATTATAATTTTTGTAGCGTTGATTTTTTACGCAACACTCTTCCCTGCGTCGAATCTTAAAGATGTTGCATTATCTGATGTAGTGCGTCGAGCAAATGACGGTAAAATTGCTCAATTGGAGATTCAAGGAAACGATATTAAGATTACTCCGAAAGACCAATCAAAACCTACCGAGCATTCAGTCAAGGAATCTAGTAGCATTTATGAGCAGGGCTTGAACAAGGATGCTAAGGTTGAGGTGAAGGTTATTCCACCATCCACAACCGGCGAAACAATGTGGAATCTGGCGGTTATGGTTGTGCCTGTGCTGATTATCGTGGTGTTCTTTATGTTTATGATGCGCCAAGCTCAGGGTCAAAATAATCAAGCTATGGGATTCGGCAAGAGTAAGGCTCGCCTGTATGGACAAGACAAAGAAAAGGTTCTGTTTACAGATATCGCTGGAAATGATAACGCCAAGCAAGATTTGCAGGAAGTTGTTGATTTTCTCAAGCATCCGAAGAAATATAAAGATTTGGGTGCAAAGATTCCAAAAGGCGTATTATTAGTCGGCAATCCGGGCACGGGTAAGACGATGCTAGCCCGAGCTGTTGCTGGCGAGGCTGGTGTGCCATTCTTCTCAATTTCTGGTTCTGAATTTGTGGAAATGTTTGTTGGTGTTGGTGCTAGCCGAGTGCGAGACCTATTTTCTAAGGCTAAGAAAAATGCCCCGTGTATTATCTTTATCGATGAGATTGATGCTGTAGGTCGTAAGCGTGGCTCTGGTATGGGTGGCGGTCATGACGAGCGTGAGCAAACTCTGAATCAGATTTTGGTGGAGATGGATGGTTTTGATGGCGAGACTAATGTTATTGTTTTGGCGGCAACCAACCGCGCGGACGTTTTGGATCCAGCTTTGCTTCGACCTGGACGATTTGACCGGCGTGTAAATATTACGCTTCCAGAACGCAAAGATCGTGAGGCAATTCTGAAGGTTCACTTTAAGAAAAAACCAACTGATGAAACTGTTGATCTTGATAAATTGGCGGCAAAAACCGCCGGCTCATCTGGTGCGGATTTGGCGAATATGGCTAATGAAGCTGCAATTATTGCCGCTCGTCGCAACAAGAAGAAGATCTCAAATGACGAATTAACTGAGGCGTTTGAGCGTGTGGCAATTGGTCCAGAGCGTAAGACCAAGATAATGAACGATCACGAGAAAGAATTGACTGCTTATCACGAAGCTGGCCACGCAATTGTTGGTCACGTCTTGCCTGATTCCGACCCAGTCCACAAGGTTACAATTATTCCGCGCGGCGGTACCGGTGGAGTGACATGGTTCTTGCCGCCAGAAGATAAGAGTTACACAAATGTTTACGAGTTCAAGGATATTTTGGCTCGGGCAATGGGTGGACGAATCGCTGAGCAATTGATTTATGGCGATGACGGAATCACTACTGGAGCTGGTTCGGATTTACGAAAAGCGACTGAAATTGCCCGTGATATGGTGATTGAGCAAGGAATGGGCAAGGGCTTACGCGATCAAGTATTCCATGAAGATAACGGCGGCTTGATGTTCGATAAAATGACCAGAGAGCGTCCGTATTCTGATGAAACTGCGAAGATGATTGATGAGGAAGTTGCACAATTGATTACCGAAGCTAAACATCGTGCAATGCTGGTATTGAAAGAGAATCGTTCGTTCCTCGATAAGTTGGCTGAGGCCTTACTGAAGGAAGAAACTCTGGAAGAATCTGAGGTTGACGAGATTCTTAAAGGCACTAAGTTACCAAAAGAAGCTAAACTGCATTCGTAAAATAATATGGGGCGCGTTCGTAGTACAGTTACGAAAATAAATCAGCGGCTTAATGTGAAATTGGCTGCTACTATCCTGGCGGGCTCGACGTTGTTGTCGAGCTTGTTGGGGTTTTTCCGTGATCGTTTACTCAACTCCGCCTATATGCCAAGCGAAAATGGAGCGCTGGCGGGATACCCCGTTGGACTAGACGCTTATACGGCAGCTTTTATGGTGCCAGATTTTATGTTTGCAGTGCTGGTTTCTGGTGCGCTTAGTGTGACGTTCATTCCAGTTTTTAATGAGCGCTGGGTCAAGGGTAATAAGCAGTCGGCTTGGCAAATTAGCTCGAGCATGATTAATTTTATGGCGCTAATAACCATGGCGGCGTCGGTGTTGATTATTATTTTCGCTGATCCGTTGATGAAGTATTTAATCGCGCCTGGTCTGAGTGAATCTGGTCATGCTTTGGCGGTTAGTATGATGCAGGTGATCGCGGTTAATCCGTTTATCTTTGCGGTTGCGGCGGTGATTGCTAGTATTCAGCAAGCGGTCGGGCGATTTATGTTCTGTGCGCTGGCTCCAATGCTATATAACGTCGGTATTATTATCGGTACAGTGTGGTTTACCGGCGGCGTCAATTTATTCGGCTGGCAGATTTTTGACGGTGGCATTATGGGCGTGGCATTGGGTGTGGTTTTGGGATCATTTTTACAATTGATCGTCAGTGCGGTTGGCTTGGCTGGACTTGGGTTTGATTACAATTTCAAAATTTACTGGCGAAATAAGGGATTTAGGAAAGTTTTATCTTTATTGCCTGCGCGTTCTGTTGATCAAGGAATGGATTATGTGGTTAGCTTGGTCGAGGTCAATTTGGCTTCGCGCTTGGCTGATGGAACGGTTAGGGCGTACCAACAGGCTTTGACTCTTCATATGATGCCGATCAATCTTATTGGCGTGGCGATTTCAAATGCCGCCTTTCCGCAATTAACTGAGCATTTGGGCGAAGGTCGAAATGACCTATTTCAAAAAGACCTGCGTTCTCTGCTGAGAATTATTTTTTGGATGGCGCTTCCGGTGTCGGTGGTGATTTTCTTTACCAGGGGATACGTCGTGCATTTTATCCGCAATGGTGGCAATCAACTAATCGCGGGAATTTTGGGCTGTCTGGTCGTGGCGATTTTATTCCGAACTATTTACCATATGGCCGCGCGAGCATTTTACGCCCGCCAAGATACAAAAACTCCGCTATATATTTCAATTTTCTCGATTACTTTGAATATTATTTTAGCAATTGTTCTATCGATGGTCTTGAAAATGGGCGCGTATGGATTGGCTTGGGCTCAATCGACAGTAGCGGTTTTGGAAGTGGTTGTGCTTTTGGCGGTTATGAATCGTCAAATGCCAAAATTATTTGACATGACGTTTGTGCGAGCGATTTTTAAGATGATAATTGCTGGTACTGTTACGGGTGTGGTTTGTTATGTTGCCGTGCTAATTATGCCGTTTCGTTATCATGACGACAGTTTCTTTAGCGCTTTCCCGAAATTTGTTATCATTTCATTGGTCAGTTTTGGCACGTATGCCGCGACTTCAAAGTGGCTAAAATTGCCAGAAATTGACCCGATTCTTGCACGATTGAAAAAAGTGTTATTTGGACGATTGGAGTTTAAGGGCTAATGGAAAATATTCGGAATTTTTGTATTATTGCTCATATTGATCACGGCAAGTCTACGCTGGCCGATCGAATGATGGAAATGACTGGGACGGTAGAAAAGCGCGAGATGAAATCGCAGTTACTGGATTCGATGGATTTGGAGCGGGAAAAAGGCATCACTATTAAGTTGGCGCCAGTGCGAATGCGATATAAAAATGTCGATCTGAATTTGATTGATACTCCGGGGCATGTCGACTTTAGTTATGAAGTTTCGCGTAGCTTGCAGGCTTGCGAGGGCGCGATATTAGTGGTTGATGCCAGCCAGGGAATTCAGGCGCAAACATTGTCGAATGTTTACTTGGCGATGGAGCAGGATTTGACAATTATTCCGGTCCTGAATAAGGTTGATCTTCCGGCCGCCGACATACCGCGCGTATCCAGGCAAGTTATTAATTTGTTGGGCTGCGACGAGCGCGAGATTATTCATATTTCTGCTAAAACTGGTCAAAATGTAGACAAGGTTTTGGATGCGGTTGTTGATAAAATTCCAGCGCCAACTGGTGAGGTTGATGATCCGACTCGGGCGTTGATTTTTGATAGCTATTATGACGATTATCGTGGCGTGATTTTATACGTGCGGGTGGTTGATGGGCGAATTAAAAAGGGCGAATCTATCCGAATGATGGCGACTGGCGCAAATGGACTAGCTCTGGAAGTTGGTCATCTTAACCCAGCCATGCAACCCGACCCTTCGCTTGAAACTGGCGAAATTGGCTATATTGTAACAAACCTGAAAACGACACGCGAGGCGCGGGTGGGTGATACGGTAACGTTGAAGAAGTATATAGAATAAAACATAGAAGATTGTATACAACTTGTCCAACAGAACTGGAAAATGCCGTGTATCAAACCCGTAAAGAGAGGGCCATCATCCTTAGGGATAAGACTAAAGAGGTCTAGGACGATAGAATTGGGCGTAGGTAGTTATTTACCATTATAATATTGACGATTAGAAAAAAATATGCTATTATTAAATTATGAGTAATGGTCACGCCGAAGCAGAGTGGTCATATGGTAGTATTTGTGATCCACTTCCCGATTCAAACGAGGGCACTGTTCTTGATCCAGATTTAGAAAGCATACTCTGCCAGGAGATGTTTCTAACCTCTACTGATGGTGAAAAGATGGGGCAAGTTGCAGGAAGACTGCGAGAAGAGAAACCTGGCAAGTTTGACATAGCCGAACAAATGGCTGAAGCTCTCCGCGTGTCTTTGGATAATTACGAAGACCCGAAGGAAGGTTGGAGATTGCAAGAACGAAGCCAGAGAATATTTGGGGTTTTTGATACTATGGCGAACTTGGCTACTCCTGAGGAGATGGAACGGTTCTTAAACAGCGATACGGCTGCAAGGTTAACGAAGGAGTGGGGTGATGACAAGCTAAATACATTGCTGAAGAGGTGTGGGAGTTTAGGCAATTCGTATCGTCAGGAAAAGAATCCGGGCGATTCAGATAAGCTGAAGCTATTGACCCAGTATGTTCTGGGCCAGGTAATTGAGGAGGGGAAAGAGGTGCCTTTGGATCCGCACCGGGAAGAAACTACGAAGAAGCCTGAAAGCGATCATGCGCCTTTTATCCCTTCGCAAATACGAGCAGATTCTTTTATCGGTAAAAAACCAGCTAAATCGTCTGCTTTGGATGCTGTAGAGATTGATGGGAATACGGATGCATGTTATTCGTATGCTATGGGAATAACAGCGGCTAAAGAAAGAATTGCTAATAATCCGCCTGATTCGGAAAAGTTGTTGCAATTAGCCAACTCGTCACCTGGCTGGCGCAGAAGATTTCGCGTTTCTGATTATGCTTATAATGAACAAGAAAGAATGGCTAGGGTATTTCAAGCTGTACAGACTGGGCGCTTGGAGCGGGTGAAGAAAGCGCTGATAGTTGGCAAATATCCTACTTGGTTTTCTTCTTATGTTATAAGCGCCTATACAAAGTTGGGCGAGTTTGATCCGCAGGCTGAGAGGTTTAATGCGCGCGAGCCTGGAAGTATAACGCTGCTGCCAGAAGTTAATACCGAGGCGCTCTATGAGGCGTATAAGGAGACGGCGAGATATTACGAATCTGGCAAATTAGAATCTGCTGATTTTAGCGAATTATATGGTAAAGAAATTGCGGCTGCGACGAGTCTAGGATTGGAACAGCGTCGGGAAACTCAGTCAGGAGAGTGGCATGTGATATATGTCCGCCGTAAAAACTACTCAAGTGCCCCTAAGGATAATTCTTCTGATCAGATACAAGCTTTGCTTGCTGGACAATGCACTGATTGGTTCCCTGGCGATACTAAATCAATAAAGGATTATTTGTTTGACAACAAAGAAATTGACGTTGTTCGCGTACTTACTACTGGTGAAAATAATATTCCTCGTATTATGATATGCACCAATATGTGGGGTAGTATACAAATGATTTTGGGTATTGGCGAAAATGGTCAAGTCGAGCTAGAGATGATGGGTGAGTTGCGCGAAGCAGTGGGTGGACTGCTGGGCGGACGAGATAAAATAGAAACGATGGATAAAATAAAAGAGATTGACGAGATTCGTGCCAAGCAACAGAAAAACGAAGAGTTGTCTGCTAAGGATATTGCAAGATTATGGTTTGAGTTTGATCCTCACTCTGGCGAAAATTATTTTTGGCAGAGTGGCGGTGTAGCTAAGCTTCAGGCTGCCAGGAGCGAGCGTAATTTTATAGAGGATGTAAAAACTATTGTTGGAAGCAGAATATTGCCAATTAACTGGCTGGCTGAGATGGTTTTAAGTCAATATATTGAGCACGCGGAAGAGCTTAAAGTATTTTTCTATGATAGAGGTGTATTCTTTACAGAAGATAAGCGTTATGAAAAACGTTACGGCAGTGATCCGCTCGATAGTTACTACCGTAATCGCCTTGGGTATGGTGCCAACAGTAGTTGTACGGATATTGTTAATCGGTTGATAGAGGATGGCCGGGAGATTGATCTTTGCTTGCGCCCTGGGCTTTTTGCGGAAGGCTTGATAAAAGAGATGGGCGGCAAGTTTGACCCGCGTCTGGGTGTTCGTGTTGCTAATGAGAGTTTGAATACGGAAGAATTAACCTGGGAAGTCGAAATTGATTTTACTGAGTTGGCAAAAGAAGCGAAGGAAAAAGGTTGTTTGCCGGGCTTTATCGGATTTATCGCCATAGTGAAGCCTCCGCTGGGTAGTTTTGATATAAATAACTTTGCAGATAGTTTGTTGGCCACAGAAGATCCTAAGGTTATACGACAGTTGGTTAACCTCTTCGACCACCTAAGGGCTGTTGGCTTGAGTGATAGTCTTCATGGATTTGCTGTGTGGCGACTGTGCGAACTGTGTGATAGAGTTAAGGGTCGCGAAGATAAGCTGCTGGCAAGTCGACTGTCGATGTTGTTTGATGATGATTTTTGGGCCGATATGCCAGGTAATCTGGCTGAATGTGTAAGGGCTATGCGAGCGGGAATTGTTCCGTATGAGCATCAGCGGGTATAGCTCGCTATATTTCTTAGAGATAGCTGGTTATAATTGACATATATGCGTAACATCGATATCAATAAGCTCTTTATAAAGAATTTATGGAGTGTTGTGTTATGGAAAAAAGAAAGATTCTGGTTTGGGGCAAACTATAAAAGATACAGCAGATTTTTTATTGATCATGGTGGCAATTTATCTGTAGACAATAGGTCTCAGCGATGGACTCCAGAACACTATAAAATAGCCGAAGCTTGGCCTATATTTAGTACTTTGCTAAAAGATAAAACTATCCTTGATCCTTTTGCTGGCGCAGGAACGTTGGTTAATTTACTAGCTTCACGAGAGATCCCTAAAGAGGTGTATATGACTGACTTGTCTTATGAAGACGGCAGAGAGCTAGAGAGGTTGGGCAAGTTTTATGCTCCTAAATTAAATCGCAAAATGTGGGAATTGTTGTTTGACGATTTACCATCTTGGTATAAGCCTAATCGCTCTATTATTAAAGAACCCATAGCTAGTGACGTACGAATACTACCGTTTGAAGATAAGACTATAGATTATATTGTTACTGATCCTCCGTATGGTAAAAATTGTTCTGGCGGGTGCGATTTGTTGGTAGATTCAATAAATAAAATGAGACGGGTTACTCGGGAGGGTAGTATATTGCTAATTCCAACAGATTGGGTAGATAAATTGCAGACTGCGGGTATAGAAGTCAAGCAGTTAACCCTGGATGTTTCACGGGGGTTGTCCAGTTTAGCGACTTGCTATGTTTATATTCCATCAAGTGTAAATTAATTAAGATTAAAGAAGGAGAAATCGTGAATCCACAAACAATCAGCTTAACTGAATTTTTTTGGCGTTGGTTCGTAGTATTGACGCGTATGATTGCTGAAATCAGTTTCCTTACCAGATTTGGCATAGCATTTATTCGACAAAACTCATTAAGTCTCTTAATAAAGAAATCAAACGTCAAACGAAATAGAAGGTTCTTTTTCCTAACGAGGAGGCTCTGGAACGTTACTTAGTTACTTTGTTTGAAGACTCTACTAGAGTGTTTACACAAAATTATTGACAGCATCTTTTCCTTTATAATATAATAAAACCTCATGAGGTATTATATGTCTAAACAAAAAATTAATCGCTTTGTCGGATCTATTGGAGCTTTTATTGGGATCCTTGTCTTTATTGCATATATTCCACAAATTATCGCTAACCTACAAGGAGAAAAAGCTCAACCATTCCAACCACTATTCGCAGCAGTTTCTTGTTTAATTTGGGTAATCTATGGTTGGACAAAAGAACCTAAAAAAGACTGGATCCTCATCATTCCCAATGCAGCGGGAGTGATATTAGGCGGTTTAACTTTTATTACTTCTTTATAAAAGTTATATAAACAAAACCAGCAACTTCATAAAAAAGTTGCTGGTAGAGATTTTGGACTATCACAGGAAAAAATATTTAACCAAAGTGATATATTGTTTGATAAATCAGAGTATAATAGTAATTAAAAATAGGATTGGATAGCGAGCAGATTCTTGCTTCCTGCTATGTTTATATTCCATCAAGTGTAAATTAATTAAGATTAAAGAAGGAAAAATCATGAATCCACAAACAATCAGCTTAACTGAATTACAAAAACACCTCGATCAAACATGTAAAGAGAAGGGGTGGGATAAAAATTCTGTCACTGAAGTGTTCTTATTGTTTACTGAGGAAGTTGGCGAGCTGGCAAAAGCAGTTCGCAAAGAGACAGGATTTAAGGGTGAGAAAAAACCTGACAATCATGACAATCTGCGCGAGGAGTTTGCGGACGTGCTGAACTATTTGATGGAATTGGCAAATCGGTTTGACGTCAATTTGGCGGAAGTATATTTTGAGAAGCACAAAATCAACCAGACACGGCAGTGGAAATAGTATATACTAGTATTGAAAAGTGCAGATTAGATAAGATAATAAAATGCGCGGGTTGGTGATACAGTAACACTGGGGAGATATTTTAATTAAGATGAGCGATTTGCCACCAATTAGATTTGCCAATGGAGCTTGCCTTGTTGCAAACGAAGTGACGGCTCCTTCTGGAGTGAAGAGAATAGTTTTTGGAGATGATCCAGAAAAACCCATAGCTCGTCTTGGCTATAGAGAAGTTGGTAGAAAGGCTTGTTTTGCGGGTATGCTGTTTAAGAATGCTCCAGACGAATATAAGGCGGGTACGTCAATATTGTCATACTTTTTTGAAACAGCAATTCCTGAATTGGGACTTCACCCGGGAGAAACTTCAAAAATACATAAACCTGTTATTGCTTTACTTCTGGCTAGATATGGGTTGGAAGCCGACACAACTTCGGAATATTGGTCTCGTGCTGGACTATTGGTGCAACGAGTAGGAATATCAAGGAAACACCCTCAGCTACATTTCTGTGAAGGAAACGAAGAAGAATTCGAGGGTGAGCAATATCAAAGATTTTATGATATTGTGCCAAATAGAGAATTGCCGTTCTTGTATCCTTTAAAATCTCCTTCAAAGCAGGTTGATATGCATACTTCGTATATTCCATAGTCATAAAACCTTGCCAATACAACGGCAATGAGCGTTTGATGTAGCTGTCTAGCTGTAAAGAATGGTATAATTGCTAGTGAATGT
It encodes the following:
- the tilS gene encoding tRNA lysidine(34) synthetase TilS, with protein sequence MRYIIAVSGGIDSVVLLDLMSRTEKDLVVAHFDHGIREDSASDARFVEALADRYKIQFVCRREKLGADASEELARQRRYEFLRGVATDFDGMIVTAHHRDDIIETVAMNLKRGSRWRGLAGMSDSQIVRPMNSWTKQRIYEYAIRQKLEWCEDETNQSDLYQRNKFRRKINRELDEYQKLGVYEAWRKQRELRGKIEQEIEKLDGEVLSRYFLTMIDDNVAQELLYYYVLRHYDVSLLGSQLERMLIAIKTGRAGSCWQVGGGIVMKLTLRSVIIKRV
- the ftsH gene encoding ATP-dependent zinc metalloprotease FtsH, whose translation is MAVKMPQRNGKNRISQILRFGLFWAIIIFVALIFYATLFPASNLKDVALSDVVRRANDGKIAQLEIQGNDIKITPKDQSKPTEHSVKESSSIYEQGLNKDAKVEVKVIPPSTTGETMWNLAVMVVPVLIIVVFFMFMMRQAQGQNNQAMGFGKSKARLYGQDKEKVLFTDIAGNDNAKQDLQEVVDFLKHPKKYKDLGAKIPKGVLLVGNPGTGKTMLARAVAGEAGVPFFSISGSEFVEMFVGVGASRVRDLFSKAKKNAPCIIFIDEIDAVGRKRGSGMGGGHDEREQTLNQILVEMDGFDGETNVIVLAATNRADVLDPALLRPGRFDRRVNITLPERKDREAILKVHFKKKPTDETVDLDKLAAKTAGSSGADLANMANEAAIIAARRNKKKISNDELTEAFERVAIGPERKTKIMNDHEKELTAYHEAGHAIVGHVLPDSDPVHKVTIIPRGGTGGVTWFLPPEDKSYTNVYEFKDILARAMGGRIAEQLIYGDDGITTGAGSDLRKATEIARDMVIEQGMGKGLRDQVFHEDNGGLMFDKMTRERPYSDETAKMIDEEVAQLITEAKHRAMLVLKENRSFLDKLAEALLKEETLEESEVDEILKGTKLPKEAKLHS
- the murJ gene encoding murein biosynthesis integral membrane protein MurJ, which encodes MGRVRSTVTKINQRLNVKLAATILAGSTLLSSLLGFFRDRLLNSAYMPSENGALAGYPVGLDAYTAAFMVPDFMFAVLVSGALSVTFIPVFNERWVKGNKQSAWQISSSMINFMALITMAASVLIIIFADPLMKYLIAPGLSESGHALAVSMMQVIAVNPFIFAVAAVIASIQQAVGRFMFCALAPMLYNVGIIIGTVWFTGGVNLFGWQIFDGGIMGVALGVVLGSFLQLIVSAVGLAGLGFDYNFKIYWRNKGFRKVLSLLPARSVDQGMDYVVSLVEVNLASRLADGTVRAYQQALTLHMMPINLIGVAISNAAFPQLTEHLGEGRNDLFQKDLRSLLRIIFWMALPVSVVIFFTRGYVVHFIRNGGNQLIAGILGCLVVAILFRTIYHMAARAFYARQDTKTPLYISIFSITLNIILAIVLSMVLKMGAYGLAWAQSTVAVLEVVVLLAVMNRQMPKLFDMTFVRAIFKMIIAGTVTGVVCYVAVLIMPFRYHDDSFFSAFPKFVIISLVSFGTYAATSKWLKLPEIDPILARLKKVLFGRLEFKG
- a CDS encoding GTP-binding protein, producing the protein MENIRNFCIIAHIDHGKSTLADRMMEMTGTVEKREMKSQLLDSMDLEREKGITIKLAPVRMRYKNVDLNLIDTPGHVDFSYEVSRSLQACEGAILVVDASQGIQAQTLSNVYLAMEQDLTIIPVLNKVDLPAADIPRVSRQVINLLGCDEREIIHISAKTGQNVDKVLDAVVDKIPAPTGEVDDPTRALIFDSYYDDYRGVILYVRVVDGRIKKGESIRMMATGANGLALEVGHLNPAMQPDPSLETGEIGYIVTNLKTTREARVGDTVTLKKYIE
- a CDS encoding SemiSWEET family transporter; the encoded protein is MSKQKINRFVGSIGAFIGILVFIAYIPQIIANLQGEKAQPFQPLFAAVSCLIWVIYGWTKEPKKDWILIIPNAAGVILGGLTFITSL
- a CDS encoding dUTP diphosphatase → MNPQTISLTELQKHLDQTCKEKGWDKNSVTEVFLLFTEEVGELAKAVRKETGFKGEKKPDNHDNLREEFADVLNYLMELANRFDVNLAEVYFEKHKINQTRQWK